A window of the Buteo buteo chromosome 8, bButBut1.hap1.1, whole genome shotgun sequence genome harbors these coding sequences:
- the STX19 gene encoding syntaxin-19, translating into MKDRLQELKLRAKELQLAGENNGATVQEEEQEEFEQQAIIYEKEPITERHLHEIQKLQNEINNLVEEVHKFSQQQKSLLSSMRRFSVLKKESNIAREIKIQAEHIRKSLDELSKTVKKAENEHGPSRATVRILASQHAFLSQRYLNAMLSYNDAITAKQEKCRRFIVRQLEVAGKEVSEEEVNDMLQQGKWEIFNENLLTEVKITKAQLSEIEQRHKELVNLENQVKDLKELFIQISVLVEEQGEMINNIEISMNNTQEYTQVSKEKFGLAVKYRRRNLCKAVCCWCCPCCK; encoded by the coding sequence ATGAAAGACCGCCTCCAAGAGCTTAAACTGAGAGCTAAGGAACTACAGCTAGCTGGAGAAAACAATGGTGCAACTGTACaagaagaggagcaggaggagttTGAACAGCAGGCcattatttatgaaaaagagCCCATAACTGAAAGGCACTTGCATGAAATCCAGAAGCTTCAgaatgaaattaataatttgGTGGAGGAAGTTCATAAATTCagtcaacaacaaaaaagcctaCTATCTTCAATGAGAAGATTCAGTGTTCTTAAAAAGGAATCTAACAtagcaagagaaataaaaattcaagcaGAGCATATACGAAAAAGTTTGGATGAACTGtcaaaaacagtgaaaaaggctgaaaatgaGCATGGGCCATCACGTGCCACAGTAAGAATTTTAGCTTCCCAGCACGCTTTCTTATCCCAGCGTTACCTAAATGCTATGCTGTCATACAACGATGCTATAACTGCTAagcaagagaaatgcagaagatTTATTGTTCGTCAGCTTGAAGTAGCTGGTAAAGAAGTATCTGAGGAAGAAGTCAATGACATGCTCCAACAAGGAAAATGGGAGATTTTCAATGAAAATCTActcactgaagtaaaaattacCAAAGCTCAGCTTTCAGAGATTGAACAGAGACACAAAGAACTAGTCAATCTGGAGAACCAGGTCAAAGACTTAAAGGAACTTTTTATCCAGATATCAGTTCTGGTGGAAGAGCAAGGGGAGATGATCAACAACATTGAAATCAGTATGAACAACACTCAAGAATACACTCAAGTATCTAAAGAAAAATTTGGGCTTGCAGTCAAGTATCGAAGAAGAAACCTTTGCAAAGCAGTGTGCTGCTGGTGTTGTCCATGCTGCAaatga